Sequence from the Magallana gigas chromosome 4, xbMagGiga1.1, whole genome shotgun sequence genome:
gaattttttttatccttaaaCTAGACCAAATATGCACAAACTATTATTATTTGTGGATATATGAGATAGACTCTGTCCTTTAGCAAGAGATGAAAAAAGATCATCAAAGCCTTAAGGCTAACACACTGATATGAAAGAAATCAGAAACGCTAGTCTTTAATTTATCCTGAAGTTTAGCTCTGGTTTAATATCCCCCTGGGTTCTTAATAGTAGGTGAAATCTGCAAATCTGTATTTGGCATGAtgttgtatgcatttaattatttgataaatgtcTGTTTTCAGGGTatgttgaaaatttcaagatGGATGGGGATTACTTGACAGTCGTGCATAGTTTTGAGGCCAAAAGCATCTCTCATGCAGGtattaaaacatgaaaaggAACACCAAACCTAATTCAATGAATGATATAAATTAGTAtgtttatgagagagagagagagagagagagagagagagagagagagagagagagagagagagagagagagagagagagggagagagagagagagattttgaaTATGAAGAAAGACTGAATTTTATTAAAAGTGCCAGTTATACCTCAGTCATCAAAGCTCTgaattcatgattatttcatatatttatggTGGAGCATAAAAATACGCCATATAGACCTGTGAggtgtaaaaaataataattcattgcTCTTGGATTAGTAACAAATCACTATCGAGCCTAAGCCTCTACAGCATCTGCTGATCTAAAGTAGCATTATCTAGATGATCTGACAGTGGTTTGTGGTAAATCAATACAGAGGCCCGTGTAGCCATTACTCCTGGTATTGTCCACATATATAACGTTACAAATGCAGACTGGTAGTGTGTACATAAATACACGAAACTCTGGTGACCTATGATGCATACAGATGAAAATGTTGATTTGGTTAATTTGAGCAATTTTCAAATACAATACAGGCATAATCAAATTAAACTGAATAATCCCAGAACCCGGTGGTTTTCTGCTTACAGACTAAACCACACTACTAATTAATGAAATCAAAAGTAGAATATTAAAGGGCAGTACACCATTCACTTAATTATTGGCTCTATGTCGAAACTGGAAAAGCGTTGAACAATAAAAATGTCCTCGGGTTTTCTGCTTTAATGGTTAAAGGTTTTGATTTAGCGGAATATAAACACTGTTGAAGTAAGGAATTTTCGCAGTATTTTAAAGCATGCACCCAGTTCGAGTTATAATTGTGTGTAACATCAAAATGCACACTAGGTCATATTACAACCTGATATTGTCATTCATGCTTCGGACCAACGCAGAAGAACATCgaactttaatgatttttaaacgaATTGCTATCATGCAATGGTAGATTACGTGCGCACGAGCTGGCGTTAAGATAGAAATCCTGTAATGCTTTTCGATATATTGAAGACAATTACAAAGGGGAGGATCAAGTTTATTTTTTGTCGCCAAAAACTACCTCATACTCAGTCATCTTTTCAAGCCAGGCGTTTCCGGTCCGCTCTGCTTTCCATGTATGGGATTAGGAGTAGGCCAAAATCCTTGGCTTGCAGAGACGACTCCTAGCTTAGTGACCCTATTGGAATGACTTGCATGAATCGCATCACATACATGTGAATTTGCATCGGTCAATAAAGAGATTCTTAATTTCCATAGTCATCAATATCTCTTCACCGGTTGTGTTTGGGAGGGTGTGAgggatatttttgttgtttgatcCAATATTTGCACATGCaacttaattatttcattagGACTCTATTCTTTTTCATAGCTCTGGGATCTGACGTAAAGGCGCTAGGGAACGTTTTGGAGGAGGAAGCGAAAGAAAATAAAGTTATCCTAGACTTGTTGAGGACCAAATTGGCCTCTGCTGGTGTAAGTATGAGACATTGTAAAACTCAGGTcaattctgttttttttttagggcAGTGTAATACACAATATGTCCATTCCAATTAGTATGTTGATATCGGGACAATTTATTGGAGGATTTCTATAGAATGATATTAAAACCTTGTAGTAAAGGATTTGTCCAATGTTTATTCCGTATTAAGACAGTGTATATCTCAATTTGTTGTTTATCATATTGATGATGAAACATGGTACATATATTAAGTAAAGTTTTTGTCCTGTCCATCATTCATTCTGTGGATGAAATGATTCTATTGTAAAGTAAACTAgagtatactacatgtacatgcagggACAATTAAGTATATCTATGTACATGTTTTGTTCAACACATTATCGCGGTTTATGGAAACTGTAACACGTTGTGTATTCATTCTTTCGATGTAATTACAGTAATACTCTGCAGTGCAGGATTTCGGTGCTATGACAGcattttacagtacatgtatttcactatTATACATTTGATTAGTTATTCTGACGGGTTTTCTCCATTGTTTACAGGTTACAGGAGAGGTGAAACCTCTCGTGGGAAAACCCGGTGAAACAGTTGTCCACGAGGCGCATGAACAAAACGCTGACGTCATACTATGTGGGTCACGGGGCCACGGGAAACTACGCAGGACATTCATGGGTAGCGTCAGTGACTACATCGTGCATCATTCCCACGTGCCTGTCGTTGTATGTCGTCATAAGAACCATCACCATGGTCACGGACACCATCATTGAATGACGTCATTTCGAGACAAACCGTTGTTTTTCATGAATAGGCTATATACAAATATCCGGTTGTGTTATTTTCATTGCATGACGTGAACACTTTGTGTTTCTGAATTCTCTGTAAACGTTTTtctcagtggattttttttactaacaaCGATTGTGTTTGAATATGCTGTTTACACTATATCTGATGAAGCAATAAATGccatttaaaattgatttgaattaatttttttcctatcaCTGTGTACTTATACAACAAGACAATCGTATAGCTTCATCATTGAGGGTCGCAATATGTGTTTTCCTATAGTTGTACTTTCTTTTTCACTGGAACAAAGTAATATCCACGGAATAAATTTTGATTCCTGCAAACGGAATTATTTCTTAATCGTTCAgtacagaaatattttgaaagtcGGCGGACTTTTCCAACAAAGTTATACGTGTCTCTGCgcagtttcattttttgtgaCCTTGTAGTGTAGTTTTCCCGGTGAGTAGACTGTCCTTATCTACCTCCTGACAGGTGCCCGCTTCTCATTCACCGACACAGACCTAAACATGAAGACACTGCCGATTCTCTTACTTGTCGTAGCTTTAGCTGCTGTGAGTATTAAAAGGGAAAGTGTTCTTTTAAGTCGTCAGCTTTGGACAAATTTCGATGGAATTTTTAAGTTCCCGTAGCACCATTGCTGACGAATTCAAGCCTTAAGTAAATGATACagtatttgttttttatgaGTCATAATAATGACTATCAGTGTTCAGGTACACTGTAAAAACCGATGAAAATATTGTAGCTGACACTTTAGTTTCATCACCTTTAAACATTTATCACTTGACATTTCTATTAACTTTGTTGTGGTTTAGTCTCAATCCCCTGACCCCTCTGTGACGGTTAGGCCATCCGGAAGTGTGACAAGCGGCGGAACATGTTCCCACCAATCCGATTGTGAAGATAGTCTCTGCTGTGTCCACAGCAGTTTCATCGGAAAAAGAAGAAAGCGATTGTTTTTGGACGGGCTTTTTAATCATGACCATGGAACGTGCAAGCCACATAGAAAACTTGTAAGAACTTTaaatattgtgtagtaaaaGTTCcgtataaaatatcaaatatataaacaGAATTGTTCGCACCATTATCTTGGTATTGCACACCGGAATTCTTctctgatataatttttttctaagacAAGGGGATGTTTTGCTAGGAATTACTACATCGTTCCAGAATTAGCTTTGTTGAAGTTTGCATTAATCACGGCGTGTTTCTGAATGGGACATGGTCACTTTTTtggtcaaatacatgtatattttaccgTTTTTTGATGTTCATAAtactttagtaaggcatttctaaCAGTCAACAAAACTTTCAAGTTTCAATCGTCGAGTTATAAGCGAAGTAAACAGATCACAATTCAGTACATTGTACTAGGTAAACAAAGTTCATATCAAGATTTTGTGTACAcggtaaaaattaatatttcaggCCTATACCTGATATGAATATGACAAACGCTAGGAATCGAATATTCATGTTTAAAAACGAAAAAGTAGAAAGAAAAATTAGCTTcaaaaagaacttttaccggtatagtgaacaaatgtaaacagaaacaaggcacgagtcttgtttacattacaaagaattgtgagctctctatcttgcttataattttacgactgacactcaaattagaaatgcattgctaaagcattataaaaaaacaaaaatagaagaATAAAATTCGACAAAAATCGTAACGATGTTAAGttgttcaaataattttttcatgatatGAACCAGAGTTTTCCTTCACTctctatttttatttcagaacgAGATCTGCCTTCCGTTTATGACCCACGACATAAAATtcgacaaaaatcgtgaccatgttaagttgttcaaatatttttttcatgatatgAACCAGAGTTTTACTTCACtctcttttttttcagaacGAGACCTGCCTTCCTTTTATGACCCACGACATCTTTAACCACGAGTTGTACGAGAGTTACTGCCCCTGTGAGCAGGGTTTGGAGTGCCGTGGTGTGACTGTGGATGAGGCCGAACACTCCGTGGTCCACCACAACCCCCGCTGTCAGCCCCCGGAGTCCTAGGGACACGCCCACAAGCCCCACCCTCTCTGTGTGATCGTACCGCgtcaaataaaattgaaaactttgTGCCGTAAACTTCTTCgtttcaatgtttattttacCCCTGTActcggataaaaaaaaatgcattcaaTTTGTTAATATGGTTTATTacaagaaatcaaattataaccAATATAACCATTGTAACCACATATCAAGTACAGTATGCTTTATGGTACAGTCGAAAGTAGCCTCTTTAAGGAGGAATATAGATCACTTATTTTGAtgagagttatctctcttttcgAAATGTCATTTCGCCTTTTTAAGTTTGCGTTCTTTTGATTTGTGATGTGGaagctttaaaacaaaatttgagaagaaaaaaatatgtttccaTATTTTTAGACGTCAACACTACATGATAATAGGATGAGTAAATCGGCTTTAACACGTCAAGTACTTGATTATTGAATGTAAGTGGCAGCACTGTAACGGCGCTAGTTGACTGTTTTGTTGACAGAAAGGATCACTTAAAACACAGTTAACATTGTTCAAACAACGACAATTCTTTGACGATATAAGGGGTTTAACTATTTAGGAACAGTTAAATATAGAGATCAAcagtatttttattatcataaagaattgACATTCCTTCAAGGTCCGGTTTGTTCGCTATCGCTGTTTAATGCGCACCAAAGAGTATCTCGCAGTACTATTTGTCTATGTTAGTCACCCTTATGTCTCATCCATGTTTTGAACAACGATTTGCAAAGAGGGACAAATATTTTCTCCTGTAGTGTATGATTTAGGGATGATAAgtgataaaattttgataaaagcaATCTTCACTAATCTGAAATCTCCCACTGCTACCGGAATACATAAATGTACTAAAGGGTATCGCTCAGTACTATCTTCTCTTAACATGCTTCTCACCAGTAATAAGTGGGTTGACTTGTTCCTGAATTGCTACAAGTACCATTCATAAATGCagcaaattttacaatttcCAGTAATAAATCTTAATTGTAATTCAATATTCCTGTATCACTTCGTTTGGAATTAcaatagtattacatgtacaggtaGGTGTATAATGAGTTTGGTGGTTTGTTTACGCTGTGGATTTTTTTGGATTCAAATCTTCCCGTTCTACTGGGGTGTACCTAACGTTAGTAGTCCTTGGTCAACGAATCCTCGGGTCTTGGTGGAATTAAGAATTTCATTGGTTTTTAAAACTTGtgatgttgtttttatttgttagtggttttccttttcattttttaatatatcactTTGTTTAGGTAAGTCAcagtcatctttttttttaagtataactTTATTTGAATTAACAGAAAATCCTGAAAACCGCTGCATTTTCAGACGGGGTAAAAATTCGACAccatttttggtttgtttttatgGTGTTTTTTCTACGAAAATAATCTG
This genomic interval carries:
- the LOC105330077 gene encoding universal stress protein Slr1101; the protein is MAETPKRRVVLAMDGSEYADYAFNWYVENFKMDGDYLTVVHSFEAKSISHAALGSDVKALGNVLEEEAKENKVILDLLRTKLASAGVTGEVKPLVGKPGETVVHEAHEQNADVILCGSRGHGKLRRTFMGSVSDYIVHHSHVPVVVCRHKNHHHGHGHHH
- the LOC105330076 gene encoding uncharacterized protein — protein: MKTLPILLLVVALAASQSPDPSVTVRPSGSVTSGGTCSHQSDCEDSLCCVHSSFIGKRRKRLFLDGLFNHDHGTCKPHRKLNETCLPFMTHDIFNHELYESYCPCEQGLECRGVTVDEAEHSVVHHNPRCQPPES